A segment of the Streptomyces pactum genome:
CTGATGCGTGACACGCTCCGGGCACAGCTTTGGCCCCTGCCGACGCTGGGCATCGTGCTCGCCGTCGTCGCGGGCGTGGGCCTGCCGCGGATGGACAAACGGATCCAGCACGACGTCCCGGCATGGCTGAGGGACTACCTGTTCGGTGGCAACGCGGACGCCGCGCGTTCCGTGCTGGAGGCGATCGCCGGCTCCCTGGTCACAGTCACGGCGCTGACTTTCTCGCTCACGGTGCTGACGCTGCAACTGGCCAGCAGTCAGTTCTCCCCGCGCCTGTTGCGTACCTTCACCGCCGACCGGTATGTCCAGACGACGCTGGCACTGTTCCTCGCCACGTTCACCTACGCCCTGACCGTACTGCGCACCGTACGCACTGGCGAGGACGAGCGGACCGGCTTCGTCCCCCAGGTGTCGGTCACGGTGGCCTTCCTGCTCACGCTGGCCAGCGTGCTCGGCCTCGTGCTCTTCCTGTCCCACCTGGCCCGCGAGATCCGCGTCGAGACGATGATGAGCAGAGTCCACTGGGCCGCTGACCGGACCATCCAGCGACTCCTGCCCCGACAGGAGGACACGCCACCCGGGGGCTCCGCCGCAGGGAACCACCGTGGTGCGTCCCCGGAACCGCCCCCGAACGCCCTGACCTTGACCACCCGCACCTCCGGCTTCCTGACCTCCGTGGACGAGGAAGCCCTGCTCAACGCAGCCGTGGAAGCGGACGCCATCCTGCTTATCGACCGCCACCCCGGTAGTTCCCTGGTCACCGGCACGCCCATGGGCGCCGCCTGGCCACACACCAGCGAGCCATTCACCTCCGAGACGCGGGCGCGTCTGGCCGGAGCAGTCGCCGAGGCCGTGACCACCGGCGCCGAACGCACCGACCACCAGGACATCGCCTTCGGACTGCGGCAGCTCACCGACATCGCCGCCAAAGCACTCTCCCCAGCAGTCAACGACCCCACAACCGCTGTCCACGCCCTGTCTCACTCCTCCGCACTGCTGTGCGAGCTGGCCCAACGCCACCTCGACCCCCATCTCCTGCTCGACGACGACCAGCAGGTCAGAGTCGTCCTACGACGCCCGGACCTGGAAGACCTGCTCGACCTGGCAGTAGCCCAGCCGATGCGCTACGGCGCCACCGAACCCGCAGTCCTCGCCCGCATCGCCATGCTGCTGCGCGAACTGGCCTGGAACGGCACGCCCGCCCACCAGCCTCCGGTCCAGTCCGCCCTCACCCGGCTGCGCGCCACCAT
Coding sequences within it:
- a CDS encoding DUF2254 domain-containing protein; the encoded protein is MRDTLRAQLWPLPTLGIVLAVVAGVGLPRMDKRIQHDVPAWLRDYLFGGNADAARSVLEAIAGSLVTVTALTFSLTVLTLQLASSQFSPRLLRTFTADRYVQTTLALFLATFTYALTVLRTVRTGEDERTGFVPQVSVTVAFLLTLASVLGLVLFLSHLAREIRVETMMSRVHWAADRTIQRLLPRQEDTPPGGSAAGNHRGASPEPPPNALTLTTRTSGFLTSVDEEALLNAAVEADAILLIDRHPGSSLVTGTPMGAAWPHTSEPFTSETRARLAGAVAEAVTTGAERTDHQDIAFGLRQLTDIAAKALSPAVNDPTTAVHALSHSSALLCELAQRHLDPHLLLDDDQQVRVVLRRPDLEDLLDLAVAQPMRYGATEPAVLARIAMLLRELAWNGTPAHQPPVQSALTRLRATIDAQDFHPTERLRLTELTHLVERALAGRWTHGPVP